Proteins encoded in a region of the Anopheles aquasalis chromosome 2, idAnoAquaMG_Q_19, whole genome shotgun sequence genome:
- the LOC126571903 gene encoding epidermal growth factor receptor substrate 15-like 1 isoform X1 codes for MPDIVKIAGDHILIYEAYYKQLDPKETNEIGALDAAKFLKRSGLSDVVLSRIWDLSDPTGKGFLTKEGFFVALKLIGLAQEGLEFAIKNIYTELSKPPKVGDLPKVPAQVKLLPVESTDWSMRPEKRQQYEQLFDSLGPQNGLLPGAKVRNTLMNSKLPVDTLGRIWDLADQDRDGSLDKHEFCVAMHLVYEALDKRAIPAMLPPQLQRNYTAPAPAPSTNGNGFDAFGSGSDGFVAIFPTDIAPPPPIVPPLPAALLNRPPSVVGGAIPPLIGGPPGVPPLIPASGPIEVTSWVVSPLERCKYEEIFNNSDTDRDGLVSGLEIKDVFLQSGVAQNKLAHIWALCDTHQSGKLKLEEFCLAMWFVDRAKKGIDPPQSLAPNMVPPSLRKSSIVQEPPQPTYSNPELEMISKEIEELARERRLLEQEVAQKEADVRIKSGELRSLQSELDTLTATLKQLENQKGEAQKRLDDLKNQYESVDKAVLNVKRSIVDSRYQVNKIRDQCQKQEAALKEQEGELDSRRSELQKLKDEEQALEKEYHASTKEVDQLTSQLQDTQLEISQVKAMVTQIQEYQRQMTDALSMFRTAIEENDPILVSDYSLKIEPEFREAKQALEEKEVENANKRDPFGDNKANGFGTSAAEAGFGDDFKTNGFATQFDTPSNATGGFGDDGFGAFDHTSGARTNVNAAADPFAASAADPFGERKGSGVETAAKDEFGCDPFAILHAPAPGQALTPSPSRSGPPPRPESPSPALPPKKAKQPPPRPAPPRPMQGPTPTKPAPPASDAFGDSSGGGSFANFADFDNKNLKPVTSTATVTPVSSSLASMSAPSFGSNRSLKGVTTSTPPQIPPFATITIEAPTPPAPVAAQRMITPVSPPATAPTPVVDFSDDPFKDYRYEDPFNIEDPFADSEDSAAPISDDPFASEANVLNNNNLVKDFDAKFSKSSHTSMEELDELFRSTRISGDGGNETGFSTFNNSTLSSSTLNKTIASGTQLTMKSADTKNNTSSDPFDAFNDNFTKNTNQTNDHRVEGGSTGAATGLFDAFGADVSNGNDGKSSSHSTDSSAFFDAFRPSVTTDAKTASSASFKSFEDEFSKMDAANLVNNNIGSNSTNVFEAKFDDAFSGSFAAPAKNGDSGQARYAASTLPAPPGGKLKHGHTSSNGSGSATGSLKKSFALDATAAAASNPRPVERFTGDYSKGDTFDSDLKAALERSLVEK; via the exons ATGCCCGATATCGTGAAG ATCGCAGGAGATCACATCCTGATATACGAGGCCTACTACAAACAA CTGGAtccaaaagaaacaaatgaaatcggCGCCTTAGATGCTGCAAAATTCCTGAAACGCTCCGGACTCAGCGATGTCGTACTCAGCCGCATTTGGGACCTCTCCGACCCGACCGGTAAAGGATTCCTCACCAAAGAGGGCTTTTTCGTGGCCCTTAAGCTGATTGGACTGGCACAGGAAGGGTTGGAGTTTGCCATCAAAAACATCTACACCGAACTCTCAAAACCGCCGAAAGTG GGTGATTTGCCGAAAGTTCCAGCTCAGGTGAAGCTGTTGCCGGTAGAGAGCACGGACTGGTCAATGCGACCGGAAAAGCGACAACAGTATGAGCAGTTGTTCGATTCGCTTGGACCACAGAATGGTCTGCTGCCGGGTGCGAAGGTTCGCAACACACTGATGAACTCAAAACTGCCAGTCGATACGCTGGGACGCATCTGGGATTTGGCCGATCAGGATCGGGATGGCAGTCTCGATAAGCATGAGTTCTGCGTAGCCATGCATCTTGTCTACGAGGCGCTGGACAAGCGTGCTATTCCTGCTATGCTTCCGCCACAGTTGCAGCGTAATTacaccgcaccggcaccggcaccgtccaCAAATGGCAATGGTTTCGATGCATtcggcagtggcagcgatgGATTCGTTGCAATCTTCCCAACCGatattgcaccaccaccaccgatcgtaccaccactgccagcggCCCTGCTTAATAGGCCGCCTTCCGTTGTCGGTGGTGCCATTCCCCCTCTGATCGGTGGACCGCCCGGGGTCCCTCCTCTCATCCCAGCCAGTGGACCGATCGAGGTAACAAGTTGGGTCGTTTCGCCCCTCGAGCGTTGCAAGTACGAGGAAATCTTCAACAACAGCGACACGGATCGTGATGGGCTAGTGTCGGGACTGGAGATCAAGGATGTGTTCCTGCAGTCGGGTGTAGCACAGAACAAGCTCGCTCACATCTGGGCTCTGTGCGATACGCACCAGTCGGGCAAGCTGAAACTGGAGGAGTTCTGTCTGGCCATGTGGTTTGTCGATCGGGCCAAGAAAGGTATCGATCCACCCCAGTCGTTGGCTCCGAACATGGTGCCACCGAGCCTGCGGAAGAGCTCCATCGTTCAG GAACCACCACAGCCAACATACAGCAATCCCGAGCTAGAGATGATATCAAAGGAGATCGAAGAACTAGCCAGAGAGCGCCGCCTGTTGGAGCAGGAGGTAGCCCAGAAGGAAGCAGACGTGCGAATCAAGAGCGGCGAGCTGAGAAGCCTGCAG AGTGAACTAGATACACTGACAGCAACGTTGAAGCAGctggaaaaccaaaaaggtGAAGCTCAAAAGCGTCTGGATGATCTGAAGAATCAG TATGAAAGTGTAGACAAGGCCGTGCTAAATGTAAAGCGCAGCATCGTTGATAGCCGTTATCag GTGAACAAAATTCGTGACCAGTGTCAGAAGCAGGAAGCGGCCCTGAAGGAGCAAGAAGGTGAGCTGGACTCACGTCGTTCCGAGCTGCAAAAGCTGAAAGATGAAGAGCAAGCGCTGGAAAAGGAGTATCATGCCAGCACCAAAGAGGTGGACCAGCTTACTTCGCAACTGCAAGATACACAGCTTGAGATCAGCCAGGTGAAGGCCATGGTTACGCAGATACAGGAGTACCAGCGCCAGATGACGGATGCTTTGTCCATGTTCCGCACGGCGATCGAAGAGAATGATCCGATTCTCGTGTCTGACTACTCGCTTAAGATTGAGCCCGAGTTCCGTGAAGCGAAACAGGCactggaagagaaggaggtcGAAAACGCTAACAAGCGTGATCCGTTCGGTGATAACAAAGCCAATGGTTTCGGTACCAGTGCAGCCGAGGCCGGGTTCGGAGATGATTTCAAAACGAATGGCTTTGCAACTCAGTTTGATACACCGTCGAACGCTACCGGTGGCTTCGGTGATGATGGATTCGGAGCGTTTGACCATACATCAGGTGCCAGGACGAACgtgaatgctgctgccgatccattcgctgctagtgctgccgATCCGTTTGGTGAACGTAAAGGTTCCGGTGTCGAAACG GCCGCCAAGGATGAGTTTGGCTGTGATCCGTTTGCAATATTACACGCACCGGCCCCTGGTCAAGCGCTCACTCCCAGCCCGAGTCGTTCGGGTCCTCCACCTCGGCCAGAATCACCTAGCCCAGCGTTGCCAccaaagaaagcgaaacaaccaccaccacgacctgCCCCTCCTCGACCAATGCAG GGTCCAACACCTACCAAACCTGCTCCACCGGCATCGGATGCTTTCGGTGATAGTAGCGGCGGTGGTAGCTTCGCCAACTTTGCCGATTTCGACAATAAG AATCTCAAACCGGTTACGTCAACGGCGACCGTAACTCCTGTGTCCTCATCATTGGCCTCCATGAGCGCGCCCAGTTTCGGTAGTAATCGTTCACTGAAGGGAGTTACTACGAGTACACCACCACAGATCCCGCCTTTCGCAACGATCACCATTGAggctccaacaccaccagctccgGTAGCAGCGCAGCGTATGATAACACCGGTCTCTCCGCCGGCAACCGCACCCACCCCTGTAGTTGATTTCTCGGATGATCCGTTCAAAGATTATCGATACGAGGATCCGTTCAATATCGAGGATCCGTTTGCCGATAGTGAGGATAGTGCCGCGCCAATATCAGACG ATCCGTTTGCCTCTGAAGCGAATGtgctgaacaacaacaatctggTGAAGGACTTTGACGCGAAATTTAGTAAATCGTCTCACACCTCCATGGAAGAGCTCGATGAACTGTTCCGCTCGACGCGCATTAGTGGTGACGGTGGAAATGAGACCGGGTTCTCCACGTTTAACAACAGCACACTCTCTAGCAGTACCCTTAATAAGACGATTGCTAGTGGTACGCAATTGACGATGAAATCGGCTGACACCAAGAACAACACCTCCTCCGATCCGTTCGATGCATTCAATGATAATTTCAcgaaaaacaccaaccaaacgaacgatcaTCGTGTGGAAGGAGGTTCAACCGGAGCCGCTACAGGACTTTTTGATGCATTTGGTGCTGATGTCAGCAATGGTAACGATGGAAAATCATCCAGCCACTCCACCGATTCTTCCGCATTTTTCGATGCTTTCCGTCCATCAGTGACCACCGACGCAAAGACTGCGTCGTCAGCGTCATTTAAATCGTTCGAGGACGAGTTTTCCAAGATGGATGCTGCCAATCTGGTGAACAACAACATCGGTAGCAATAGCACGAACGTTTTCGAGGCAAAATTTGATGATGCATTCAGTGGATCGTTTGCAGCGCCGGCCAAAAACGGCGATAGTGGGCAAGCCCGATATGCAGCATCCACCCTGCCGGCCCCACCCGGAGGAAAGCTAAAGCATGGGCACACATCATCGAACGGTTCCGGTTCGGCGACAGGAAGTCTAAAGAAATCGTTTGCTCTCGatgccaccgctgctgccgcctcgAACCCTCGTCCGGTGGAACGGTTTACGGGCGACTACTCCAAGGGCGACACATTCGATTCCGATCTCAAAGCGGCCCTTGAGCGTTCACTGGTGGAGAAATGA
- the LOC126571903 gene encoding epidermal growth factor receptor substrate 15-like 1 isoform X3, protein MPDIVKIAGDHILIYEAYYKQLDPKETNEIGALDAAKFLKRSGLSDVVLSRIWDLSDPTGKGFLTKEGFFVALKLIGLAQEGLEFAIKNIYTELSKPPKVGDLPKVPAQVKLLPVESTDWSMRPEKRQQYEQLFDSLGPQNGLLPGAKVRNTLMNSKLPVDTLGRIWDLADQDRDGSLDKHEFCVAMHLVYEALDKRAIPAMLPPQLQRNYTAPAPAPSTNGNGFDAFGSGSDGFVAIFPTDIAPPPPIVPPLPAALLNRPPSVVGGAIPPLIGGPPGVPPLIPASGPIEVTSWVVSPLERCKYEEIFNNSDTDRDGLVSGLEIKDVFLQSGVAQNKLAHIWALCDTHQSGKLKLEEFCLAMWFVDRAKKGIDPPQSLAPNMVPPSLRKSSIVQEPPQPTYSNPELEMISKEIEELARERRLLEQEVAQKEADVRIKSGELRSLQSELDTLTATLKQLENQKGEAQKRLDDLKNQYESVDKAVLNVKRSIVDSRYQVNKIRDQCQKQEAALKEQEGELDSRRSELQKLKDEEQALEKEYHASTKEVDQLTSQLQDTQLEISQVKAMVTQIQEYQRQMTDALSMFRTAIEENDPILVSDYSLKIEPEFREAKQALEEKEVENANKRDPFGDNKANGFGTSAAEAGFGDDFKTNGFATQFDTPSNATGGFGDDGFGAFDHTSGARTNVNAAADPFAASAADPFGERKGSGVETAAKDEFGCDPFAILHAPAPGQALTPSPSRSGPPPRPESPSPALPPKKAKQPPPRPAPPRPMQNLKPVTSTATVTPVSSSLASMSAPSFGSNRSLKGVTTSTPPQIPPFATITIEAPTPPAPVAAQRMITPVSPPATAPTPVVDFSDDPFKDYRYEDPFNIEDPFADSEDSAAPISDDPFASEANVLNNNNLVKDFDAKFSKSSHTSMEELDELFRSTRISGDGGNETGFSTFNNSTLSSSTLNKTIASGTQLTMKSADTKNNTSSDPFDAFNDNFTKNTNQTNDHRVEGGSTGAATGLFDAFGADVSNGNDGKSSSHSTDSSAFFDAFRPSVTTDAKTASSASFKSFEDEFSKMDAANLVNNNIGSNSTNVFEAKFDDAFSGSFAAPAKNGDSGQARYAASTLPAPPGGKLKHGHTSSNGSGSATGSLKKSFALDATAAAASNPRPVERFTGDYSKGDTFDSDLKAALERSLVEK, encoded by the exons ATGCCCGATATCGTGAAG ATCGCAGGAGATCACATCCTGATATACGAGGCCTACTACAAACAA CTGGAtccaaaagaaacaaatgaaatcggCGCCTTAGATGCTGCAAAATTCCTGAAACGCTCCGGACTCAGCGATGTCGTACTCAGCCGCATTTGGGACCTCTCCGACCCGACCGGTAAAGGATTCCTCACCAAAGAGGGCTTTTTCGTGGCCCTTAAGCTGATTGGACTGGCACAGGAAGGGTTGGAGTTTGCCATCAAAAACATCTACACCGAACTCTCAAAACCGCCGAAAGTG GGTGATTTGCCGAAAGTTCCAGCTCAGGTGAAGCTGTTGCCGGTAGAGAGCACGGACTGGTCAATGCGACCGGAAAAGCGACAACAGTATGAGCAGTTGTTCGATTCGCTTGGACCACAGAATGGTCTGCTGCCGGGTGCGAAGGTTCGCAACACACTGATGAACTCAAAACTGCCAGTCGATACGCTGGGACGCATCTGGGATTTGGCCGATCAGGATCGGGATGGCAGTCTCGATAAGCATGAGTTCTGCGTAGCCATGCATCTTGTCTACGAGGCGCTGGACAAGCGTGCTATTCCTGCTATGCTTCCGCCACAGTTGCAGCGTAATTacaccgcaccggcaccggcaccgtccaCAAATGGCAATGGTTTCGATGCATtcggcagtggcagcgatgGATTCGTTGCAATCTTCCCAACCGatattgcaccaccaccaccgatcgtaccaccactgccagcggCCCTGCTTAATAGGCCGCCTTCCGTTGTCGGTGGTGCCATTCCCCCTCTGATCGGTGGACCGCCCGGGGTCCCTCCTCTCATCCCAGCCAGTGGACCGATCGAGGTAACAAGTTGGGTCGTTTCGCCCCTCGAGCGTTGCAAGTACGAGGAAATCTTCAACAACAGCGACACGGATCGTGATGGGCTAGTGTCGGGACTGGAGATCAAGGATGTGTTCCTGCAGTCGGGTGTAGCACAGAACAAGCTCGCTCACATCTGGGCTCTGTGCGATACGCACCAGTCGGGCAAGCTGAAACTGGAGGAGTTCTGTCTGGCCATGTGGTTTGTCGATCGGGCCAAGAAAGGTATCGATCCACCCCAGTCGTTGGCTCCGAACATGGTGCCACCGAGCCTGCGGAAGAGCTCCATCGTTCAG GAACCACCACAGCCAACATACAGCAATCCCGAGCTAGAGATGATATCAAAGGAGATCGAAGAACTAGCCAGAGAGCGCCGCCTGTTGGAGCAGGAGGTAGCCCAGAAGGAAGCAGACGTGCGAATCAAGAGCGGCGAGCTGAGAAGCCTGCAG AGTGAACTAGATACACTGACAGCAACGTTGAAGCAGctggaaaaccaaaaaggtGAAGCTCAAAAGCGTCTGGATGATCTGAAGAATCAG TATGAAAGTGTAGACAAGGCCGTGCTAAATGTAAAGCGCAGCATCGTTGATAGCCGTTATCag GTGAACAAAATTCGTGACCAGTGTCAGAAGCAGGAAGCGGCCCTGAAGGAGCAAGAAGGTGAGCTGGACTCACGTCGTTCCGAGCTGCAAAAGCTGAAAGATGAAGAGCAAGCGCTGGAAAAGGAGTATCATGCCAGCACCAAAGAGGTGGACCAGCTTACTTCGCAACTGCAAGATACACAGCTTGAGATCAGCCAGGTGAAGGCCATGGTTACGCAGATACAGGAGTACCAGCGCCAGATGACGGATGCTTTGTCCATGTTCCGCACGGCGATCGAAGAGAATGATCCGATTCTCGTGTCTGACTACTCGCTTAAGATTGAGCCCGAGTTCCGTGAAGCGAAACAGGCactggaagagaaggaggtcGAAAACGCTAACAAGCGTGATCCGTTCGGTGATAACAAAGCCAATGGTTTCGGTACCAGTGCAGCCGAGGCCGGGTTCGGAGATGATTTCAAAACGAATGGCTTTGCAACTCAGTTTGATACACCGTCGAACGCTACCGGTGGCTTCGGTGATGATGGATTCGGAGCGTTTGACCATACATCAGGTGCCAGGACGAACgtgaatgctgctgccgatccattcgctgctagtgctgccgATCCGTTTGGTGAACGTAAAGGTTCCGGTGTCGAAACG GCCGCCAAGGATGAGTTTGGCTGTGATCCGTTTGCAATATTACACGCACCGGCCCCTGGTCAAGCGCTCACTCCCAGCCCGAGTCGTTCGGGTCCTCCACCTCGGCCAGAATCACCTAGCCCAGCGTTGCCAccaaagaaagcgaaacaaccaccaccacgacctgCCCCTCCTCGACCAATGCAG AATCTCAAACCGGTTACGTCAACGGCGACCGTAACTCCTGTGTCCTCATCATTGGCCTCCATGAGCGCGCCCAGTTTCGGTAGTAATCGTTCACTGAAGGGAGTTACTACGAGTACACCACCACAGATCCCGCCTTTCGCAACGATCACCATTGAggctccaacaccaccagctccgGTAGCAGCGCAGCGTATGATAACACCGGTCTCTCCGCCGGCAACCGCACCCACCCCTGTAGTTGATTTCTCGGATGATCCGTTCAAAGATTATCGATACGAGGATCCGTTCAATATCGAGGATCCGTTTGCCGATAGTGAGGATAGTGCCGCGCCAATATCAGACG ATCCGTTTGCCTCTGAAGCGAATGtgctgaacaacaacaatctggTGAAGGACTTTGACGCGAAATTTAGTAAATCGTCTCACACCTCCATGGAAGAGCTCGATGAACTGTTCCGCTCGACGCGCATTAGTGGTGACGGTGGAAATGAGACCGGGTTCTCCACGTTTAACAACAGCACACTCTCTAGCAGTACCCTTAATAAGACGATTGCTAGTGGTACGCAATTGACGATGAAATCGGCTGACACCAAGAACAACACCTCCTCCGATCCGTTCGATGCATTCAATGATAATTTCAcgaaaaacaccaaccaaacgaacgatcaTCGTGTGGAAGGAGGTTCAACCGGAGCCGCTACAGGACTTTTTGATGCATTTGGTGCTGATGTCAGCAATGGTAACGATGGAAAATCATCCAGCCACTCCACCGATTCTTCCGCATTTTTCGATGCTTTCCGTCCATCAGTGACCACCGACGCAAAGACTGCGTCGTCAGCGTCATTTAAATCGTTCGAGGACGAGTTTTCCAAGATGGATGCTGCCAATCTGGTGAACAACAACATCGGTAGCAATAGCACGAACGTTTTCGAGGCAAAATTTGATGATGCATTCAGTGGATCGTTTGCAGCGCCGGCCAAAAACGGCGATAGTGGGCAAGCCCGATATGCAGCATCCACCCTGCCGGCCCCACCCGGAGGAAAGCTAAAGCATGGGCACACATCATCGAACGGTTCCGGTTCGGCGACAGGAAGTCTAAAGAAATCGTTTGCTCTCGatgccaccgctgctgccgcctcgAACCCTCGTCCGGTGGAACGGTTTACGGGCGACTACTCCAAGGGCGACACATTCGATTCCGATCTCAAAGCGGCCCTTGAGCGTTCACTGGTGGAGAAATGA
- the LOC126571903 gene encoding epidermal growth factor receptor substrate 15-like 1 isoform X2 → MPDIVKIAGDHILIYEAYYKQLDPKETNEIGALDAAKFLKRSGLSDVVLSRIWDLSDPTGKGFLTKEGFFVALKLIGLAQEGLEFAIKNIYTELSKPPKVGDLPKVPAQVKLLPVESTDWSMRPEKRQQYEQLFDSLGPQNGLLPGAKVRNTLMNSKLPVDTLGRIWDLADQDRDGSLDKHEFCVAMHLVYEALDKRAIPAMLPPQLQRNYTAPAPAPSTNGNGFDAFGSGSDGFVAIFPTDIAPPPPIVPPLPAALLNRPPSVVGGAIPPLIGGPPGVPPLIPASGPIEVTSWVVSPLERCKYEEIFNNSDTDRDGLVSGLEIKDVFLQSGVAQNKLAHIWALCDTHQSGKLKLEEFCLAMWFVDRAKKGIDPPQSLAPNMVPPSLRKSSIVQEPPQPTYSNPELEMISKEIEELARERRLLEQEVAQKEADVRIKSGELRSLQSELDTLTATLKQLENQKGEAQKRLDDLKNQVNKIRDQCQKQEAALKEQEGELDSRRSELQKLKDEEQALEKEYHASTKEVDQLTSQLQDTQLEISQVKAMVTQIQEYQRQMTDALSMFRTAIEENDPILVSDYSLKIEPEFREAKQALEEKEVENANKRDPFGDNKANGFGTSAAEAGFGDDFKTNGFATQFDTPSNATGGFGDDGFGAFDHTSGARTNVNAAADPFAASAADPFGERKGSGVETAAKDEFGCDPFAILHAPAPGQALTPSPSRSGPPPRPESPSPALPPKKAKQPPPRPAPPRPMQGPTPTKPAPPASDAFGDSSGGGSFANFADFDNKNLKPVTSTATVTPVSSSLASMSAPSFGSNRSLKGVTTSTPPQIPPFATITIEAPTPPAPVAAQRMITPVSPPATAPTPVVDFSDDPFKDYRYEDPFNIEDPFADSEDSAAPISDDPFASEANVLNNNNLVKDFDAKFSKSSHTSMEELDELFRSTRISGDGGNETGFSTFNNSTLSSSTLNKTIASGTQLTMKSADTKNNTSSDPFDAFNDNFTKNTNQTNDHRVEGGSTGAATGLFDAFGADVSNGNDGKSSSHSTDSSAFFDAFRPSVTTDAKTASSASFKSFEDEFSKMDAANLVNNNIGSNSTNVFEAKFDDAFSGSFAAPAKNGDSGQARYAASTLPAPPGGKLKHGHTSSNGSGSATGSLKKSFALDATAAAASNPRPVERFTGDYSKGDTFDSDLKAALERSLVEK, encoded by the exons ATGCCCGATATCGTGAAG ATCGCAGGAGATCACATCCTGATATACGAGGCCTACTACAAACAA CTGGAtccaaaagaaacaaatgaaatcggCGCCTTAGATGCTGCAAAATTCCTGAAACGCTCCGGACTCAGCGATGTCGTACTCAGCCGCATTTGGGACCTCTCCGACCCGACCGGTAAAGGATTCCTCACCAAAGAGGGCTTTTTCGTGGCCCTTAAGCTGATTGGACTGGCACAGGAAGGGTTGGAGTTTGCCATCAAAAACATCTACACCGAACTCTCAAAACCGCCGAAAGTG GGTGATTTGCCGAAAGTTCCAGCTCAGGTGAAGCTGTTGCCGGTAGAGAGCACGGACTGGTCAATGCGACCGGAAAAGCGACAACAGTATGAGCAGTTGTTCGATTCGCTTGGACCACAGAATGGTCTGCTGCCGGGTGCGAAGGTTCGCAACACACTGATGAACTCAAAACTGCCAGTCGATACGCTGGGACGCATCTGGGATTTGGCCGATCAGGATCGGGATGGCAGTCTCGATAAGCATGAGTTCTGCGTAGCCATGCATCTTGTCTACGAGGCGCTGGACAAGCGTGCTATTCCTGCTATGCTTCCGCCACAGTTGCAGCGTAATTacaccgcaccggcaccggcaccgtccaCAAATGGCAATGGTTTCGATGCATtcggcagtggcagcgatgGATTCGTTGCAATCTTCCCAACCGatattgcaccaccaccaccgatcgtaccaccactgccagcggCCCTGCTTAATAGGCCGCCTTCCGTTGTCGGTGGTGCCATTCCCCCTCTGATCGGTGGACCGCCCGGGGTCCCTCCTCTCATCCCAGCCAGTGGACCGATCGAGGTAACAAGTTGGGTCGTTTCGCCCCTCGAGCGTTGCAAGTACGAGGAAATCTTCAACAACAGCGACACGGATCGTGATGGGCTAGTGTCGGGACTGGAGATCAAGGATGTGTTCCTGCAGTCGGGTGTAGCACAGAACAAGCTCGCTCACATCTGGGCTCTGTGCGATACGCACCAGTCGGGCAAGCTGAAACTGGAGGAGTTCTGTCTGGCCATGTGGTTTGTCGATCGGGCCAAGAAAGGTATCGATCCACCCCAGTCGTTGGCTCCGAACATGGTGCCACCGAGCCTGCGGAAGAGCTCCATCGTTCAG GAACCACCACAGCCAACATACAGCAATCCCGAGCTAGAGATGATATCAAAGGAGATCGAAGAACTAGCCAGAGAGCGCCGCCTGTTGGAGCAGGAGGTAGCCCAGAAGGAAGCAGACGTGCGAATCAAGAGCGGCGAGCTGAGAAGCCTGCAG AGTGAACTAGATACACTGACAGCAACGTTGAAGCAGctggaaaaccaaaaaggtGAAGCTCAAAAGCGTCTGGATGATCTGAAGAATCAG GTGAACAAAATTCGTGACCAGTGTCAGAAGCAGGAAGCGGCCCTGAAGGAGCAAGAAGGTGAGCTGGACTCACGTCGTTCCGAGCTGCAAAAGCTGAAAGATGAAGAGCAAGCGCTGGAAAAGGAGTATCATGCCAGCACCAAAGAGGTGGACCAGCTTACTTCGCAACTGCAAGATACACAGCTTGAGATCAGCCAGGTGAAGGCCATGGTTACGCAGATACAGGAGTACCAGCGCCAGATGACGGATGCTTTGTCCATGTTCCGCACGGCGATCGAAGAGAATGATCCGATTCTCGTGTCTGACTACTCGCTTAAGATTGAGCCCGAGTTCCGTGAAGCGAAACAGGCactggaagagaaggaggtcGAAAACGCTAACAAGCGTGATCCGTTCGGTGATAACAAAGCCAATGGTTTCGGTACCAGTGCAGCCGAGGCCGGGTTCGGAGATGATTTCAAAACGAATGGCTTTGCAACTCAGTTTGATACACCGTCGAACGCTACCGGTGGCTTCGGTGATGATGGATTCGGAGCGTTTGACCATACATCAGGTGCCAGGACGAACgtgaatgctgctgccgatccattcgctgctagtgctgccgATCCGTTTGGTGAACGTAAAGGTTCCGGTGTCGAAACG GCCGCCAAGGATGAGTTTGGCTGTGATCCGTTTGCAATATTACACGCACCGGCCCCTGGTCAAGCGCTCACTCCCAGCCCGAGTCGTTCGGGTCCTCCACCTCGGCCAGAATCACCTAGCCCAGCGTTGCCAccaaagaaagcgaaacaaccaccaccacgacctgCCCCTCCTCGACCAATGCAG GGTCCAACACCTACCAAACCTGCTCCACCGGCATCGGATGCTTTCGGTGATAGTAGCGGCGGTGGTAGCTTCGCCAACTTTGCCGATTTCGACAATAAG AATCTCAAACCGGTTACGTCAACGGCGACCGTAACTCCTGTGTCCTCATCATTGGCCTCCATGAGCGCGCCCAGTTTCGGTAGTAATCGTTCACTGAAGGGAGTTACTACGAGTACACCACCACAGATCCCGCCTTTCGCAACGATCACCATTGAggctccaacaccaccagctccgGTAGCAGCGCAGCGTATGATAACACCGGTCTCTCCGCCGGCAACCGCACCCACCCCTGTAGTTGATTTCTCGGATGATCCGTTCAAAGATTATCGATACGAGGATCCGTTCAATATCGAGGATCCGTTTGCCGATAGTGAGGATAGTGCCGCGCCAATATCAGACG ATCCGTTTGCCTCTGAAGCGAATGtgctgaacaacaacaatctggTGAAGGACTTTGACGCGAAATTTAGTAAATCGTCTCACACCTCCATGGAAGAGCTCGATGAACTGTTCCGCTCGACGCGCATTAGTGGTGACGGTGGAAATGAGACCGGGTTCTCCACGTTTAACAACAGCACACTCTCTAGCAGTACCCTTAATAAGACGATTGCTAGTGGTACGCAATTGACGATGAAATCGGCTGACACCAAGAACAACACCTCCTCCGATCCGTTCGATGCATTCAATGATAATTTCAcgaaaaacaccaaccaaacgaacgatcaTCGTGTGGAAGGAGGTTCAACCGGAGCCGCTACAGGACTTTTTGATGCATTTGGTGCTGATGTCAGCAATGGTAACGATGGAAAATCATCCAGCCACTCCACCGATTCTTCCGCATTTTTCGATGCTTTCCGTCCATCAGTGACCACCGACGCAAAGACTGCGTCGTCAGCGTCATTTAAATCGTTCGAGGACGAGTTTTCCAAGATGGATGCTGCCAATCTGGTGAACAACAACATCGGTAGCAATAGCACGAACGTTTTCGAGGCAAAATTTGATGATGCATTCAGTGGATCGTTTGCAGCGCCGGCCAAAAACGGCGATAGTGGGCAAGCCCGATATGCAGCATCCACCCTGCCGGCCCCACCCGGAGGAAAGCTAAAGCATGGGCACACATCATCGAACGGTTCCGGTTCGGCGACAGGAAGTCTAAAGAAATCGTTTGCTCTCGatgccaccgctgctgccgcctcgAACCCTCGTCCGGTGGAACGGTTTACGGGCGACTACTCCAAGGGCGACACATTCGATTCCGATCTCAAAGCGGCCCTTGAGCGTTCACTGGTGGAGAAATGA